In Flavobacterium enshiense, the genomic stretch TCCCTCACTGACCTGGACAATGTTTTTATCTACCAATAATTCTAATATGGCAGTGACTTGTTTTTGGACTTCTAACTTAGGCGTATCCACAGCATCCATAAGCAATAATGCTAAATTATCCACCGTTGCCGGGAAATTAACGCGGTGACTTTCTCCCAAATTAGAAATCATGAATAAAGTGTTTACTACTCTTTTAGAAAACAAATCATCCTTTACCTCGTTGATGTTATAAGCTCTGTCTAGAATACTACGCGCAATAAAGGTTAAGTTTTTATCGAACTGATCGTTGAAGAACAAATCGAATGGCACAAAATAGCCTACTTTTTCATCTTTGCATTTTTCGGCTGTATAATGTGTAATTCCTAAAATAGAACGTTCCGTATTCTTCACACCTTGACCTACATAGCCTACATTGCTGAAGCTTTCGAATACATCAGAAATCAATCGGAATTGATATGGAACGAAAGGATAGGTTAAAGTAAAATCTTCTTTGCCTTTAAAGTTTTCGTAAAGATCATGATTAAATACAAATTGGTTTTCAATAGCCCCCTTGTTGTTTTTGTAATACTCTGAAAGTGTGCCAATACCATCGGCTTTTTTCTCTAAAACTCTTTTTTTTGTAATATAAGTTGCATCCTGACTTTCTAAAGAAATTATGGTTTCGAAACGCCCCAAAATTTTACCAAAATCACCTGTCTTAGTATCAGTAGTATCAATAAGATTAGACAAATCTTGTTGGGCCGTACATACCATCCAGATTTTGGTTCCGATCTTGGTTCCGATTTCTTCTACGATAGTTTGTAAATTAAGTAAAAGTGCTGTATTGGAACCTATGTACTGCGAAACCTCATCCAGTAAAAATATTAGACGGTAGTTTTCCGGTTTGTTTTTTAGGAAATCTTGAAATTCATTGATTAAAAAATCGATGTTGTAATCTTGATTTTTATCTAAAATCACTTTTTTTAGTGAGTCAATATCTAATTCAGAATTACATCCTTTAGCAATATCTAATACTTTACTCAACGACATTCTAGTAAATCGCAATTGATTCCCTGACCAATCCTCGTTGAATTCTTTTTTTATTTGGCTTTTGAAATCTTCTAATTTCCCAATTTCGTGTAATGGTTTTTCCAGGTACAATGCTAAAGCAATGTTGGTGTTGTTGAACCCTCTAAATTGGTTAAGCTGATTTAATAAAACTCTCGTAATACGGTCTTTTTCATCTTCATTGTCTGAAACGGCATCAATATTAAACATGATTTCGTCCATTTCTAAAGCATCCAGTTTCTTTTGTAGTAAAGCTAAAAGATTTGGATTTGGTTCTTCTAATGCTCCCACATTTTTAACAGCCTCTTTGAAATTCACAAAAGCTTTTTCTCTGTATTTTTTATTTAAGCAATAAAACAGGTACTTAATGAAGTGCGATTTTCCACTACCATAATATCCACTAATCCAAACCCCTGTTTTGCCTTCTTTTTTGTTGGCAATAGCGTCTAGGAACTTATAAACGTTTTTGGTAATTCCTTGGGTAAATACATATTCTTCAATCTCTTGATTGATAAAATATTCTTCCATTTCACTTACCACTACAGCCGGGTTGATTCTTCGGGTAATTTCTTTTTCGTAAAGTTCTTTAATTGCCATCATAGTACTATTCTGTTGCTATATATTTGTTCAAATGGTTTGCTCTATATAGATTATCATCATTAAGCAGCCCAAATAAGTTGTAATTATTGTTGTTATAATCGCCAGGATAAAAAACGATTACTTTGAATTCCTTGATTAGCTGTTCTGTTTTTTTAAGAAAATCAGAAACTCTTAGGTAAGGGTAGGCACTACCAAAACCATGTAGCACCAAGTATACTTTTTTATCATTTTTTTCTACAAAATGACTTTTTACCTTTTTGGTGAAATTTTTGTAAAAATCACCTTCATTAATTTCGTCTCTTACCCAAGCTAAAGCTTCATGGGCATCCTCTTTTTCTTTTTCGGTAATTAAATCGAAAAGGGTTCTTCCTGAAAATTCTTCACCTTTTAGAAAATCAATCATTTCCTCATACATGTTGATTACCAAACATTCTAAATAATTGTTAGGCCGTTTTAACTTTTCAATCAAGAAGGCTATCTCTTTTCGCATTTCATATTCTAATGCAGGATCGTAGGTATAGATGTAGGCAGGGAAGAATAAATTTCCAGTTCTTGGCTCTTGAAAGCCTCTGTCTGCCATTAGTTCATATAACTTATTACTGTCTAATATCATTATACATCATGTTTTTCTATGTCATTCAACAATAATACGTCCATAAACCAATTGTCTCCGACCTTATTGCACTCTCTGATAATGACACTATTAATTGTGGGTTTTTGGATTTTATTTTTGTTTAATATTCCCATGTCCGTAAGCATTTTTAAAGCAACCTGACCACTTTTATAAATTGTCTTTTGACTTATTTTTTCTAATTCAGGATGAAAATCCATTTTACGGTATAGAAAGTTAGTAAAATCTGAAACTTCCAACTGAAAATCCAGATTTTGCCATTTGTTTAAAACTACTTCCAACATGAAATGTTTAATAATCGGATAGCGTTTGCAAATACCATAAAATAATATCAAATTTTTACCATTTTTGTCTGAAGATGAAAACAGGCTGATTAGCATTTCGCTGTTGAGAGCCCATAATCTCTTTTCTATTTCATGTTTTATTCTTTTTTTGGAACTTTCTGCATTTACAGGAATTATATTAAAATCAATCGTTTCATATCCTTCTAAAAAATCATCAATGTTATTAATGGCCATAACAAACGCTTCCGTTTCTCTTGAAAGAAGTGCACCGGCAGTAAAGGCAGTACTGTATTTTATTTTTTCGTCTAGCATTTTAGTTTATCACACTATTGTTTTCAACCAAAAGATCTTTTGCTTCTATTTCTAAAAGTTCAGCTATTTTGTATAATTGTTCTATACTGGGTTGTCTTCTGTTTTGTACATAAGAATTCACCATATTGTAACTTTTGCCTAAATTTTCGGCTAACCAAGTCTGTGTCAGTCCTTTTTTCTCTAGCTCCAATTTAATTCTGTTCATTTGAAAAGATATAAGGCTTAAAAATATAATTTTATATCATATATAACAAAATATGAGATAGTATTTTGCTGTGAATTTTATCTTTTGCCAATTGAATTTGAATCAAAAGTTATCAATTTGAACATGCTGCGCATTCTGTAACGAAGAAGGTTGCCATAATGCTCTTCAATCTCCGAAGCAGACAGATTAGTAGTGATTCGGGTTACGGTGTTGTTGTAAGAAAAGTAAAACCTTCACCAATAGTATTTATGATTTTTTCCGGAATTTCTAAATCCTTAACGACTACATTCCATTTTGTTGTTAGCGCTTGTGCTTAATTGACAATCCCTTTCGGATTCTTAATGGTGAGCTCCTACGCTACGGTCAAAACATCTTTTTAGTGTACTTTCCAAACATTTGTTGTAACCTGACTACCCTCTCTAATAAACTGTGTGACACAATTGTAACACAATTGTATGACAATCTGCAACACATTTGACAACATAACGTATTACAAACAAAAAATGCAGAACCACCCCAAAATCCCCCGGGATGTTGTAGAAAGCTTCAGAATGTTACCAGACAATACAAAACCACCCTACTCTCATCCCAAACCTCACAGCATTTAAGCTTTTCAATTGATTTCGAAATAAAAAAATCCGACAGAATCCAAGTTTATTCGACAGAATTCGACAGTAAGCTAATGTATCCGACTGAATCCAGCAGAATCCGAAAACACCTATCAAAACTATTATAATATTTGAAATCGAAAAAGACCGATAACCACATCAAACAATCTGTAAACGGTCACATAAACCGTAACACAATTGTAAAACAAAAAAGAAAACTTATGAAATCAGAAATTATCAACCTAAGGGTAACCGAAAAACTAAAAAGACAATTAGAGGTTATGGCCTATACTTACCAGGCAAAAGTATCCGACTTAATTAGGGACATATTGGAAAACAGAATCGTTGAAGAAAAGAAACCACAACACATTGATAAAACTGATTCTGATTTTCTGAAATCGGATGAATTTCTATGTCTATACTCGTGGCTCTTATTAAAACAATACAATCCTTTTGAAACAAGTGCAAGCAATGACCTTAATCGTTTGAAAGAAACGCTTCTAACCGCAATCGGACATTCCGCTATCCCGAAAGAAGTCAGAACAGAATTCGAAAAAATTCTACAGGATATCCTACGATTCTTAGGCGAACCTGATTACCAAGGTAAATCGTTCCGGTTTTGCATACCCAACAACTGCGAATCAGTGAATTATTTGGTGATCATCAATTTCATGCTAAATCTGCATAAACCGGAAATCATATACGTCTAATACGATTGTGTGACAAAGTGTAACACAAAATCCGCAACCATGTAACACATTTTGCAACACAACTTCGTGACAAACAAGAAAAACACCAAACCCAACTAATAAATGACGGCTAATACGGTATATGACGTTTTCAAAGCACTCCCACATGAGGAGCAGCTTCGTCTTATCGCATTAGTAAACGAACACAAGTTATCCATTGAAATCCCCAAAAAGAAAAAAGAAAAAAAGCCACCTATAATTTCTAAAGAAGCAGCTATCGACTATCTGATGAAAAACATTTTTTCCAAGAAATAAACCCCCTTCAAATTTTCGGCAATAAGGAATGGATCAAAAGAAAAAATCACTACTTTTGGGTATATAAACCAGTGCACGCCGCAGTACACGTTTTGGTACACGATTTTAAAAAAAGACAGTTCAAAATAGGTTAAAATAGGTTTTTACTTACAGAAAAACCCATTCATAACCCTGAGGTCACGGGTTCAACTCCCGTCTTCGCTACGAAATGATAAAACCCTAACTAATCAAATAGTTAGGGTTTTTTATTTTCCGATTAACTTGAGTTTTCTACACCATCAATGATCGAACTAATTTGAAATTTATAAAATACCTCAACTTCTGATTGACCAATAATAAATTTCCTTTTTTAAAAATTTCAAGAGATAATTAATGACTCTTCGTTAAATAAAAAATAACAAATAATTATTTATTAAACATTACTACTTTGAAGAAAGAGGCCAATGACGTTTATTCTACAAACCTCAACAAAGTCAAGAGTACTTTAGAAAATCTTATTGCTAAAAAACAGCCTCAAACAATCACTATCTGATTGAAAATTCACACACTTTAACTACAAACACAACAAGTTAATAATCAACGCGTTACACTGTAAAAAAACATGTCGTTTTTTAAAAACACAAGAAATAAATTCATCATTTTTTAGTATTTCATCGTATGTATTTCCTATTCATCGAAAACGACTTACTAATCTTATTGAAATAAAAATAATTAAGTAGCTTTATTACATTATTTCCAAAAATAAAGCCTTTTTAAGGGTTAAACATGTCAATTTAGAGCAAATAATTTTCAAAATCTCAAATCCCGACTAACTTTTCAAAGTTTCCATATCACTTTCCCTCAAGATCAAGGTCCTCCCAGAAAAACAAATCCACAATTTGTTAAACATTAACCTTGAGGATTATGAAAAAAATTTACTTTTTTGGGATCATGCTTTTGCTCTATACAACCTATGGATTAAGCCAGAATTGCGGAGCCGGTTTTACTTTATCTTCAAGCGCCTCGTCAATATGCTCTGCTGATCCTGTCACTCTTACCTTAAGTGGTAGCGAAACAGGGATTAACTATCAACTCAGAAATGGTTCAGTCTTAAGTACTGTTGGTGGTAGCACTGGCAATCCTATTAGCTTTACCGTCAATCCAACCACCACCACAACATACGATGTAATAGCCGTTGGATGTGCATCTCCATATGATTCAATAACGATAACCGTTATTCCGCCGCCAAGCATTACCCTTACAACGGGCGATGCAACCCAAACCATTTGCCAAAACACTCCTTTTAGCACTACCACTTATAACATAGCCAATGCCACCGGGGCTTCCGTTACCGGATTGCCGACAGGCGTTACAGGCAGTTATTTAGCAGGAGTAGTCACAATTGCCGGAACACCGACGGTCTCAGGAAACTTCAACTTTACCGTAACCACTTCCGGAGGATGTGCTCCCCCTGCCACCGCTGCGGGAACCATTTCAGTGACCCCGCTGCCAGCCATTACCCTGACTTCGGGCGATGCAACCCAAACCATTTGCCAAAACACTCCTTTTAGCACTACCACTTATAACATAGCCAATGCCACCGGGGCTTCCGTTACCGGATTGCCGACAGGCGTTACAGGAAGTTATTTAGCAGGAGTAGTCACAATTGCCGGAACACCCACGGTCTCAGGAAACTTCAACTTTACCGTGACCACTTCCGGAGGATGTGCTCCCCCTGCCACCGCTGCGGGAACCATTTCAGTGACCCCGCTGCCAGCCATTACCCTGACTTCGGGCGATGCAACACAAACCATTTGCCGGAACACTGCTTTTATCACTACCACTTATAACATAGCCAATGCTACCAACGCTTCCGTTACCGGATTACCGACAGGCGTAACCGGCAGCTATTCCACAGGAGTAGTCACAATTGCCGGAACACCCACGGTCTCAGGAAACTTCAACTTTACCGTGACCACTTCCGGAGGATGTGCTCCCCCTGCCACCGCTGCGGGAACCATTTCAGTTACCCCGCTGCCAGCCATTACCCTGACTTCGGGCGATGCAACACAAACCATTTGCCGGAACACTGCTTTTATCACTACCACTTATAACATAGCCAATGCTACCAACGCTTCCGTTACCGGATTGCCGACAGGCATAACCGGCAGCTATTCCACAGGAGTAGTCACAATTGCCGGAACACCCACTGTCTCAGGAAACTTCAACTTTACCGTGACCACTTCCGGAGGATGTGCTCCCCCTGCCACCGCTGCGGGAACCATTTCAGTTACCCCGCTGCCAGCCATTACCCTGACTTCGGGCGATGCAACACAAACCATTTGCCGGAACACTGCTTTTACCACTACCACTTATAACATAGCCAATGCTACCAACGCTTCCGTTAC encodes the following:
- a CDS encoding BREX protein BrxB domain-containing protein, whose product is MILDSNKLYELMADRGFQEPRTGNLFFPAYIYTYDPALEYEMRKEIAFLIEKLKRPNNYLECLVINMYEEMIDFLKGEEFSGRTLFDLITEKEKEDAHEALAWVRDEINEGDFYKNFTKKVKSHFVEKNDKKVYLVLHGFGSAYPYLRVSDFLKKTEQLIKEFKVIVFYPGDYNNNNYNLFGLLNDDNLYRANHLNKYIATE
- a CDS encoding BrxA family protein encodes the protein MLDEKIKYSTAFTAGALLSRETEAFVMAINNIDDFLEGYETIDFNIIPVNAESSKKRIKHEIEKRLWALNSEMLISLFSSSDKNGKNLILFYGICKRYPIIKHFMLEVVLNKWQNLDFQLEVSDFTNFLYRKMDFHPELEKISQKTIYKSGQVALKMLTDMGILNKNKIQKPTINSVIIRECNKVGDNWFMDVLLLNDIEKHDV
- a CDS encoding helix-turn-helix domain-containing protein, whose product is MNRIKLELEKKGLTQTWLAENLGKSYNMVNSYVQNRRQPSIEQLYKIAELLEIEAKDLLVENNSVIN